The proteins below are encoded in one region of Lactuca sativa cultivar Salinas chromosome 3, Lsat_Salinas_v11, whole genome shotgun sequence:
- the LOC111882324 gene encoding uncharacterized protein LOC111882324, protein MNHHKEQTEATINLSVFIAQIMSSESSRRDHGGVAFQPPYLRNPNLEGTNVGASMIIHRGGSGLLSGEMNDSCGVNIYVNNNIQGLNNSIMIGSRLYMRDPGVWLTLKDSKLERWFSKKTDTSCFSVGFYVLLVLVILLAFVVMFM, encoded by the coding sequence ATGAACCACCACAAAGAACAAACTGAAGCCACCATCAACCTATCTGTTTTCATAGCACAGATCATGTCATCGGAGAGCAGCCGAAGAGACCATGGTGGTGTCGCCTTCCAACCACCTTATCTCAGAAACCCAAATCTTGAAGGAACAAATGTTGGGGCCTCGATGATCATTCACCGTGGTGGCTCGGGGTTGTTATCAGGTGAGATGAATGATAGTTGTGGTGTTAATATCTATGTAAATAATAATATTCAGGGGTTAAATAATTCTATAATGATTGGAAGCCGATTATATATGCGTGATCCTGGAGTTTGGTTGACATTAAAAGATTCAAAGTTGGAGAGATGGTTTTCTAAGAAAACCGATACAAGTTGTTTTTCTGTAGGATTTTATGTGTTATTGGTTCTTGTGATTCTTTTGGCATTTGTTGTGATGTTCATGTAA